From Lysinibacillus sp. SGAir0095, the proteins below share one genomic window:
- the aspA gene encoding aspartate ammonia-lyase: MKLTELRIEKDFLGEKEIPKDAYYGVQTMRAVENFPITGYRIHPELIKSLGIVKKAAALANMEVGMLKKDIGSFILIACDEVIAGKWNDQFIVDPIQGGAGTSINMNANEVIANRALELMGEEKGNYKIISPNSHINMSQSTNDAFPTATHIAILSLMNQLLTSSNIMKNAFVSKAKEFAGVIKMGRTHLQDAVPILLGQEFEAYTRVISRDIDRMSLSIQHLYEVNMGATAVGTGLNADPSYIDAVVRNLSELSELPLSRAEHLVDATQNTDCYTEVSAMLKVCMINMSKIANDLRLMASGPRDGLFEIILPARQPGSSIMPGKVNPVMAEVVNQVAFQVMGNDLTISQASEAGQFELNVMEPVLFYNLIQSISIMSNVFTVFTEKCVLGIKANEEHLREYVEQSVGIITAVNPHIGYELAAQIAKEAIATGASVRELCIKSGALTAEQLDKILDPYEMTHPGIAGGRSLVNKIV; encoded by the coding sequence ATGAAACTTACAGAACTTCGTATTGAAAAAGATTTTTTAGGTGAAAAGGAAATACCAAAAGACGCTTATTATGGTGTTCAAACGATGAGGGCAGTTGAAAACTTCCCAATCACAGGATACCGTATTCATCCAGAACTTATTAAATCTTTAGGAATCGTGAAAAAAGCTGCTGCTCTAGCAAATATGGAAGTTGGTATGTTAAAGAAAGATATTGGATCATTCATTCTTATCGCGTGTGATGAAGTGATTGCTGGAAAATGGAATGACCAATTTATTGTCGATCCGATCCAGGGTGGCGCTGGCACTTCCATCAATATGAATGCGAATGAAGTGATTGCAAATCGTGCGCTTGAACTGATGGGAGAAGAAAAAGGGAACTATAAAATCATTAGCCCGAATAGCCATATCAATATGTCGCAATCAACAAATGATGCATTTCCAACTGCAACTCATATTGCCATATTAAGTTTGATGAATCAATTACTTACTTCATCGAACATCATGAAAAATGCCTTTGTTTCAAAAGCGAAAGAATTTGCTGGTGTTATTAAAATGGGTCGTACTCATCTTCAAGATGCTGTACCTATTTTACTGGGACAAGAATTTGAGGCATATACTAGAGTAATTTCTCGTGACATTGATCGTATGTCACTTTCGATTCAACATTTATATGAAGTCAATATGGGGGCAACAGCGGTAGGTACAGGCCTAAATGCAGACCCTTCATATATAGATGCAGTAGTTCGAAATCTTAGTGAATTAAGTGAGTTGCCATTAAGCAGAGCAGAACATTTAGTTGATGCCACACAAAATACGGATTGTTATACAGAAGTATCTGCAATGTTAAAAGTTTGTATGATCAATATGTCTAAAATTGCCAATGATTTACGTTTAATGGCTTCTGGCCCTCGAGATGGGTTATTTGAAATCATATTACCGGCTCGTCAACCAGGCTCTTCAATTATGCCTGGTAAGGTAAATCCGGTAATGGCAGAAGTAGTAAACCAAGTTGCGTTCCAAGTAATGGGGAATGATTTAACAATTTCACAGGCATCTGAAGCAGGTCAATTTGAACTAAATGTTATGGAACCAGTATTATTTTACAATTTAATTCAATCCATATCGATCATGAGTAATGTATTCACTGTATTTACAGAGAAATGTGTACTAGGAATTAAAGCAAATGAAGAACACTTAAGAGAATATGTGGAACAAAGTGTAGGGATTATCACTGCTGTAAACCCTCATATCGGTTATGAACTGGCTGCACAAATTGCAAAAGAGGCTATAGCAACAGGGGCCTCTGTCCGTGAGCTTTGCATTAAGTCTGGCGCATTAACAGCAGAACAATTAGATAAGATATTAGATCCTTATGAAATGACACATCCAGGCATTGCGGGTGGCAGATCTTTAGTAAACAAGATAGTATAA
- a CDS encoding GNAT family N-acetyltransferase translates to MNIKTIDKCTLEDVVSIWNEGFSNYFVRVHDDQNSFIKRLANEDLNASSSFVAEKDRVLQGILLNGFREMNGEILAWNGGTAVHPNARRKGVAQMLLQKSIEEYKERSVQRASLEAIKENTAAISLYKELGYKIKDELIFFKGSVEMKATMNVEFTRPELLPFLTIYNEDVPWQCQVKSNLSAQAAVFYDEFKNPVGYVLYQQTDSKTKQTKFLQIELTNTVKQDEFCAMLSFVTEGASFTTVNTPLSSRAAKFFININTEEIIRQVWMEKVIDL, encoded by the coding sequence ATGAACATTAAAACCATTGATAAATGTACACTTGAAGATGTAGTAAGTATTTGGAATGAAGGTTTTTCAAATTATTTCGTACGGGTTCACGATGACCAAAATAGCTTTATTAAGCGTCTTGCTAATGAGGATTTAAATGCCTCATCTTCCTTTGTTGCTGAAAAAGATAGGGTGCTGCAAGGAATCCTTTTGAATGGCTTTCGTGAAATGAATGGTGAAATTCTCGCGTGGAACGGTGGGACAGCTGTACATCCCAATGCCAGGAGAAAAGGTGTTGCACAAATGCTCCTACAAAAAAGTATAGAAGAATATAAAGAGCGTAGTGTGCAACGTGCAAGCCTTGAAGCAATCAAAGAAAATACAGCTGCTATTTCACTTTATAAGGAGCTTGGCTACAAAATAAAGGATGAACTCATTTTCTTTAAAGGTAGTGTTGAAATGAAGGCTACTATGAATGTTGAGTTTACACGTCCTGAATTACTTCCTTTTTTAACAATATATAATGAAGACGTCCCGTGGCAATGCCAAGTGAAAAGTAACTTATCTGCTCAAGCAGCAGTGTTTTACGATGAATTCAAAAATCCTGTTGGTTATGTGCTGTATCAGCAAACAGATAGTAAGACGAAGCAGACAAAATTTCTTCAAATTGAACTAACAAATACTGTTAAACAAGATGAGTTTTGTGCCATGCTATCATTTGTTACAGAAGGTGCAAGTTTTACAACGGTCAATACCCCTCTTTCTTCCCGTGCTGCTAAATTTTTCATCAACATAAACACTGAAGAAATTATTCGTCAGGTATGGATGGAAAAAGTGATTGATTTATAG
- a CDS encoding thiamine pyrophosphate-binding protein produces the protein MKKTERTVAELILDQLSLFGVQRIYGVVGDATIGLIDALAKQDKIKYIAVKHESTAAFMASAEAKLTGGLGVCTATMGPGATNLLNGLGDAYADRAPVLAITGQAPTNKIGMEYQQYIDQQELMKPFATYSANLASPEAVIEVLQKAARTSLGQRAVTHLSVPKDIFMMPASAEPRPLPNVIEGSSIFTKESLQQAIEIMKTAERPMILAGSGAAQASEDLEKLAELWGAGILVSLGGKGLLNESSQYNLQGIGEGGNPYASELFKEADVVILAGTTWWPEGYVPTEARVIQIDRQFDKFVKDIPTDLGITGKTEEVLPFLTESLQGFSRSEDWVARCLDIKEKWALQNEKEGSTEGFPVHPARIIRALDRTVAPDAILALDTGDNTVWTNRIFKQKEQSVLFSGYWRTMGFGLPAAMVAKLVKPEKQVVAIVGDGGLQMVLADLLTATRYKLNITVVVLNNESLQMERDKIQAENKKELGVDLTNPDFVKLAQSCGWRGLRPGSDTELESVLEEALNTNAPTLVDISTAQVFFPETE, from the coding sequence ATGAAAAAAACAGAGCGTACGGTTGCAGAATTGATACTGGATCAATTATCTTTGTTCGGCGTACAACGGATATATGGGGTAGTGGGTGATGCTACCATTGGGCTGATCGATGCATTGGCTAAGCAGGATAAAATTAAATATATTGCGGTCAAGCATGAATCGACAGCTGCTTTTATGGCATCTGCAGAAGCAAAACTAACTGGTGGACTAGGAGTATGCACCGCGACGATGGGACCTGGTGCAACTAATTTACTAAACGGGCTAGGTGATGCATATGCAGACAGAGCGCCTGTACTTGCAATAACTGGACAGGCACCTACTAATAAAATTGGCATGGAATACCAGCAGTATATTGACCAGCAGGAGCTTATGAAGCCTTTTGCTACTTATTCTGCTAATCTGGCAAGTCCGGAGGCGGTGATTGAAGTTCTTCAAAAAGCAGCAAGAACATCACTCGGACAGCGAGCTGTCACACATTTGTCCGTTCCAAAGGACATTTTCATGATGCCTGCTTCAGCTGAACCCCGTCCATTGCCGAATGTGATAGAGGGTTCTTCCATTTTCACGAAAGAAAGCTTGCAGCAAGCAATAGAAATCATGAAAACAGCGGAGCGGCCAATGATACTTGCTGGCTCGGGAGCTGCTCAAGCATCAGAAGATCTGGAAAAGCTAGCAGAATTGTGGGGGGCTGGCATTCTTGTAAGCCTGGGAGGAAAAGGATTATTGAACGAATCTTCGCAATATAATTTGCAAGGGATTGGGGAAGGCGGTAATCCTTATGCCTCTGAATTATTTAAAGAGGCAGACGTGGTAATTCTTGCCGGCACAACTTGGTGGCCAGAGGGGTATGTGCCAACAGAAGCGCGGGTTATCCAAATTGACCGCCAATTCGATAAATTCGTAAAGGATATTCCAACAGATCTTGGAATCACTGGCAAAACAGAAGAAGTCCTACCATTCTTAACGGAGAGCCTACAAGGATTCTCCCGCTCGGAAGATTGGGTTGCACGTTGCCTAGACATAAAAGAAAAATGGGCATTGCAAAATGAGAAAGAAGGCAGTACTGAAGGTTTTCCAGTTCATCCGGCACGAATTATCCGTGCCCTTGACCGAACAGTTGCACCGGACGCGATTCTGGCACTTGATACAGGGGATAATACAGTATGGACGAATCGCATCTTCAAGCAAAAAGAACAATCTGTTTTATTCTCCGGCTACTGGCGAACGATGGGCTTTGGTCTTCCAGCCGCAATGGTAGCCAAGCTTGTTAAACCTGAAAAACAAGTAGTGGCGATAGTGGGCGACGGTGGACTTCAAATGGTGCTGGCTGATTTATTGACAGCTACCCGCTATAAACTCAATATTACAGTCGTTGTACTAAATAATGAGTCCCTGCAAATGGAGAGAGACAAAATCCAGGCTGAAAACAAGAAAGAATTAGGTGTCGATTTAACCAACCCTGATTTTGTAAAATTGGCTCAAAGCTGTGGATGGAGAGGACTACGCCCCGGCTCGGATA